Proteins encoded together in one Larus michahellis chromosome 4, bLarMic1.1, whole genome shotgun sequence window:
- the SLC8A3 gene encoding sodium/calcium exchanger 3 isoform X6: protein MRRNTKGRRISSLPLANRNGWNEEYQLGVDLVFTEVAERKLTVEEEEAKRIAEMGKPILGEHPKLEVIIEESYEFKSTVDKLIKKTNLALVVGTHSWRDQFMEAITVSAAGDEDEDESGEERLPSCFDYVMHFLTVFWKVLFACVPPTEYCNGWACFVVSILIIGMLTAVIGDLASHFGCTIGLKDSVTAVVFVAFGTSVPDTFASKAAAVQDVYADASISNVTGSNAVNVFLGIGLAWSVAAIYWASQGQEFQVSAGTLAFSVTLFTIFAFICISVLLYRRRPHLGGELGGPRGCKLATTLLFVSLWLLYILFATLEAYCYIKGF, encoded by the exons CTTGGTGTTGACCTTGTTTTCACAGAAGTGGCTGAGAGGAAGCTGACGGTTGAAGAGGAGGAAGCCAAGAGGATTGCAGAGATGGGCAAACCAATACTTGGCGAGCATCCCAAACTAGAAGTCATCATTGAAGAGTCCTATGAGTTCAAG AGCACCGTGGACAAGCTGATTAAGAAGACGAACCTGGCTTTGGTTGTAGGGACACATTCCTGGAGGGACCAGTTCATGGAGGCCATTACCGTCAGTGCAG CGGGTGATGAGGACGAGGACGAGTCCGGCGAGGAGCGCCTGCCGTCCTGCTTTGACTATGTGATGCACTTCCTGACCGTCTTCTGGAAGGTGCTGTTCGCCTGTGTGCCCCCCACTGAGTACTGCAACGGCTGGGCCTGCTTTGTTGTCTCCATCCTCATCATCGGCATGCTCACAGCTGTCATCGGTGACCTCGCCTCCCACTTCGGCTGCACCATTGGCCTCAAGGACTCAGTGACCGCCGTCGTCTTTGTCGCCTTTGGCACTTCTGTACCAG ACACGTTCGCCAGCAAAGCTGCAGCCGTCCAGGACGTGTACGCCGACGCCTCCATCAGCAACGTCACGGGCAGCAACGCCGTCAACGTCTTCCTGGGCATTGGGCTGGCGTGGTCGGTGGCGGCAATCTACTGGGCATCACAGGGGCAGGAGTTCCAGGTGTCGGCAGGCACCCTGGCCTTCTCCGTCACCCTCTTCACCATCTTCGCCTTCATCTGCATCAGTGTCCTCCTCTACCGCCGGCGGCCCCACCTCGGGGGTGAGCTGGGTGGCCCCCGGGGATGCAAACTGGCCACAACATTGCTCTTCGTCAGCCTCTGGTTGCTCTACATCCTCTTTGCCACCCTGGAGGCCTATTGCTACATCAAAGGGTTTTAG